A window of the Phoenix dactylifera cultivar Barhee BC4 unplaced genomic scaffold, palm_55x_up_171113_PBpolish2nd_filt_p 000516F, whole genome shotgun sequence genome harbors these coding sequences:
- the LOC103718390 gene encoding galactoside 2-alpha-L-fucosyltransferase-like, whose translation MGGASKAGMEKRDGCGNFSPGVVLIACITTLPLLVLAVGAYQSRSLDWLHAVGLVSLKGSEDDSFVSTPAPVDKLLGGLLAPGFDEESCLSRYQSALYRKASPHLPSRYLLARLRKYEAQHKKCGPGTDPYKKAIEQFKSNHSMGPMECNYVVWTPYNGLGNRMLTIASTFLYALLNNRILLIHAPSDLDDLFCEPFSKTSWVLPSDFPIIDRLSSFDIHTPQSYANMLAKKVIDKHSNGSLPAYVYLHLTHDYSELDKLFFCEDDQLFLKKFPWLVLKSDNYFIPALFLVPEYEEELRRLFPSRETVSHHLGRYLFHPTNAVWGMITRYYEAYLAKAEEKMGIQIRIFPFAHISSENLLAQILNCSRNENLLPEISVEGSSTTKAVRSKSVLVASLYTGYADKIRDMYYEHAATTGEIISVFQPSHEEKQHTEKQAHNQKALAEIYLLSFSDVLVTSSWSTFGYMAQGLGGVKPYILAFPEDGKAPNPPCRRAMSMEPCFHSPPTYDCKARKNVDKGALGRHVRHCEDVSRGLKLFD comes from the exons ATGGGAGGGGCTTCTAAAGCTGGAATGGAGAAGAGGGATGGCTGCGGAAACTTCAGCCCTGGCGTGGTCCTCATCGCCTGCATCACGACTCTGCCGCTCTTGGTGCTTGCAGTCGGAGCTTATCAAAGCCGGTCGCTGGATTGGCTTCATGCAGTTGGACTGGTATCACTGAAAG GTTCAGAAGATGATTCCTTTGTGTCCACTCCTGCACCGGTGGACAAACTTCTTGGTGGATTGCTGGCTCCTGGTTTTGACGAAGAGTCCTGTTTAAGCCGATATCAGTCTGCGTTGTACCGAAAAGCTTCGCCCCACCTACCTTCCCGTTATCTCTTGGCAAGGCTAAGAAAGTACGAAGCCCAACATAAAAAATGTGGCCCAGGCACTGATCCATACAAGAAAGCCATAGAGCAGTTCAAGTCTAATCACAGCATGGGGCCTATGGAGTGCAACTACGTCGTGTGGACACCATACAATGGCCTGGGGAATAGAATGCTAACTATCGCTTCAACATTCCTCTATGCTCTTCTCAACAACAGGATTTTACTGATCCACGCACCTAGTGACTTGGATGATCTTTTCTGCGAACCGTTTTCTAAGACCTCATGGGTTCTACCGTCCGATTTCCCGATCATCGATCGGTTAAGCAGCTTCGACATTCACACTCCTCAAAGCTATGCAAACATGCTAGCAAAAAAGGTGATCGATAAGCATTCGAATGGTTCACTACCTGCATATGTGTATCTACATCTGACCCATGACTACAGTGAACTAGATAAGCTCTTCTTTTGTGAAGATGATCAGTTATTTCTTAAAAAGTTCCCTTGGCTGGTGCTGAAATCGGACAACTACTTCATTCCAGCTCTATTTCTGGTCCCAGAGTATGAAGAAGAGCTGCGCCGGCTCTTTCCTTCGAGGGAGACAGTTTCCCATCATCTGGGAAGGTATCTTTTCCACCCCACCAACGCAGTGTGGGGGATGATAACAAGGTATTATGAGGCTTATCTAGCCAAGGCTGAAGAGAAGATGGGCATTCAGATCAGAATTTTCCCATTTGCGCACATTTCTTCAGAGAATTTGTTAGCTCAGATTCTTAACTGCTCTAGAAATGAAAATTTGTTGCCTGAGATTAGTGTTGAAGGATCATCAACTACCAAAGCAGTAAGATCAAAATCAGTTCTTGTGGCTTCCTTGTACACTGGATACGCTGACAAGATCAGGGACATGTACTACGAGCATGCGGCTACTACTGGAGAGATCATCAGCGTCTTCCAACCAAGCCATGAAGAGAAACAGCACACAGAGAAGCAAGCACACAACCAGAAAGCATTGGCAGAGATATACCTCTTGAGCTTTAGTGATGTCTTGGTAACAAGTTCCTGGTCTACATTCGGGTACATGGCTCAAGGTCTTGGTGGTGTGAAGCCATATATTTTGGCATTTCCAGAGGATGGGAAGGCACCAAACCCTCCGTGCCGTCGAGCCATGTCGATGGAGCCTTGCTTTCATTCTCCTCCTACTTATGATTGCAAAGCAAGGAAGAATGTCGACAAGGGGGCGCTAGGCCGACATGTAAGGCATTGCGAAGATGTAAGCAGAGGCCTTAAGCTGTTTGATTAG